One genomic region from Halobacteriovorax vibrionivorans encodes:
- the yidC gene encoding membrane protein insertase YidC translates to MNNDQKRTVLAFVLAGVIVFTWQALFSPTQNTQTQVKQEQSTAQTQTKSETTSQESTTPKAIATSSAKATNLKSVTLENGPYSYTVNSDLSFKAATGNKTAMSLKELSDKDNFFAFKVIDINNNLQNFNFVFDEKTSPNEVVANDLEKNISIRLSLLDDGRLSYEIEGTQDFRLSYNMSSSEKQSDNRTYRQYILQTVDTERLNLESDENGEGKLKWLGLDFNHHVFLNVFNEKQTINYLTTESGDAFFQTVRGKKTYNGYMLYALKNYDYLLAFDDQLDLSIDFGIFGIFAVPILKAMQFVYKYVGNYGIAIILLTLVIRIATYPLQAKSFRSMKKMQKLQPEIAKLKEKYADDPMKQQKATMELFKRSGASPLGGCLPMVLQIPIFIAFYQAISNSVELVGSPFYFWLTDLSAKDPYYILPAIMGITMLAQTRLNPSTSADPNQQKIMYIMPIVFIFIMKDLPAGLNLYFAVSNILGIAQQLYVYKTADA, encoded by the coding sequence ATGAATAATGATCAAAAACGCACCGTTTTAGCGTTTGTATTAGCAGGTGTTATTGTCTTCACATGGCAAGCGCTTTTTAGTCCAACTCAAAACACTCAAACACAAGTTAAGCAAGAGCAGTCAACAGCTCAAACTCAAACAAAGTCAGAAACGACTTCGCAAGAGTCTACAACTCCTAAGGCAATTGCTACGAGTTCAGCAAAAGCAACAAATCTTAAAAGTGTCACTTTAGAGAATGGACCTTATAGTTATACTGTAAATAGCGATCTTTCTTTTAAAGCAGCTACTGGAAATAAAACGGCCATGAGTTTAAAGGAATTATCTGATAAAGATAACTTCTTTGCTTTTAAAGTAATTGATATCAACAATAACCTTCAAAACTTTAATTTTGTTTTTGATGAGAAAACATCACCAAATGAAGTTGTTGCAAATGATTTAGAAAAAAATATTTCTATTCGTTTAAGTCTTCTGGATGATGGGCGTTTAAGTTATGAAATCGAAGGTACACAAGACTTTAGACTTTCATACAATATGTCTTCATCAGAAAAACAATCTGATAACAGAACTTACCGTCAATATATTCTTCAAACAGTTGATACTGAACGTCTAAACTTAGAATCAGATGAGAATGGGGAAGGCAAGTTAAAGTGGTTAGGATTAGATTTTAATCACCATGTATTCTTAAATGTATTTAATGAAAAACAAACAATTAATTATCTGACGACTGAAAGTGGAGATGCTTTCTTTCAAACAGTTCGTGGTAAAAAAACTTATAACGGTTATATGTTATATGCTCTTAAAAATTATGATTACCTTCTAGCTTTTGACGATCAACTCGATCTTTCAATTGATTTTGGTATCTTTGGAATTTTTGCTGTTCCAATTCTTAAGGCAATGCAATTCGTATATAAGTATGTAGGTAACTACGGTATTGCTATTATTCTTTTAACACTTGTTATTCGTATCGCAACATACCCGCTGCAAGCTAAGTCTTTCCGTTCAATGAAGAAGATGCAAAAACTTCAACCTGAAATTGCTAAGCTTAAAGAAAAGTATGCTGATGATCCAATGAAGCAACAGAAAGCAACAATGGAATTATTTAAAAGATCTGGAGCTTCACCATTAGGTGGATGTTTACCAATGGTTCTTCAAATTCCTATTTTCATCGCTTTCTATCAAGCAATTTCAAATTCAGTTGAACTAGTTGGTTCTCCATTTTACTTTTGGTTAACTGATCTTAGTGCAAAGGATCCATATTACATTCTGCCTGCGATTATGGGTATTACAATGCTAGCTCAAACTAGACTTAACCCTTCAACATCAGCAGATCCTAATCAACAAAAGATTATGTATATCATGCCAATTGTTTTCATTTTTATTATGAAAGATCTACCGGCAGGATTAAATCTTTACTTTGCAGTTTCAAATATTTTAGGGATTGCACAGCAGTTATACGTTTATAAAACAGCAGACGCATAG
- the rnpA gene encoding ribonuclease P protein component, whose amino-acid sequence MESVDSTFDKSSRLLSTEDFSYLRKNSKIITDRWLRVYYKPSRINSETSRIGFSVTKKVGKANKRNLCKRLIREFFRMSPYRNDGKDIMVVVSNRLFKQSEDPKKDLKISLERAFAKLQ is encoded by the coding sequence ATGGAATCAGTTGATAGCACTTTTGATAAAAGTTCAAGATTGCTATCAACTGAAGATTTCTCTTATCTTCGAAAGAATTCAAAAATTATCACTGATCGCTGGCTAAGAGTTTATTATAAGCCATCGCGAATTAATTCTGAAACTTCTAGAATCGGATTTTCTGTTACCAAAAAAGTAGGTAAGGCAAATAAGCGCAATCTTTGTAAGCGTTTAATTCGCGAATTTTTTCGTATGAGTCCTTATCGTAATGATGGGAAAGATATCATGGTAGTTGTTTCTAATCGTCTTTTTAAACAATCCGAAGATCCCAAAAAAGACCTCAAAATCTCTTTAGAAAGAGCATTCGCAAAACTGCAATAA
- the rpmH gene encoding 50S ribosomal protein L34: MSKRTWQPKRKKRMRVHGFLKRMETAGGRNVIKARRAKGRKQLTVSHGKK, from the coding sequence ATGTCTAAAAGAACTTGGCAGCCAAAAAGAAAGAAAAGAATGAGAGTACACGGTTTCCTTAAAAGAATGGAAACAGCTGGTGGTCGCAACGTTATCAAGGCTCGTAGAGCTAAGGGACGTAAGCAACTTACAGTTTCTCACGGTAAGAAATAA
- the dnaA gene encoding chromosomal replication initiator protein DnaA, giving the protein MQGNFPFNEFLKNSNSNTNTHNELGHSKVNNIEDLANKNIIEDPFNIKQSLNSNPSQDYSSLSDDFFSAEELEMMNCEIHNSLKSLINPQKYASFFQGEFFRLVNIDGERATFSTTTNFIKSFIEKNLEQISQSIVNTLGKSYQIVIITNNNNNLANSSQTSLSQSLNSSGPIEPAQNRPKSANEISFSLDLEPVQEDLLSKVESKYIDHVSDDYNNIVIDKSKTFKNFVIGPSNNMAYAASLAIAKSPGKAGKYPSLYIHSNSGLGKTHLLHAMANGIQNQYPHFVICLITARDFMKEMIESIRNKQLPEFRQKYSEKVDVLMIDDVHELKGKEGTQREFFHIFNELYQKGKQLIFTSDKTPQEINGLEERIKTRLQWGLVVDIQKPDIETRVAIINAKADDLDLFLSEDIVNLIACNVKNSIRELEGALIKLSAYSDIMKVDIELEMVKEVLALRDFEDEKKITIEGIAKQTSQYFKIPVADLKSKSRTKDIANARFVAMYLCRKLANATHEEIGRFFGGRDHSSVVHAEQKISERLSQDPLLSKTIMTIENQL; this is encoded by the coding sequence ATGCAGGGAAACTTTCCTTTTAATGAATTTTTAAAAAATTCAAACTCAAACACGAACACACACAATGAATTAGGACACAGTAAAGTTAATAATATTGAAGACTTAGCAAATAAGAACATCATTGAAGATCCCTTCAATATCAAGCAAAGCTTAAATAGTAATCCTTCTCAAGACTACTCTAGCCTATCAGATGACTTCTTTAGTGCCGAAGAGTTAGAGATGATGAATTGTGAAATACATAACTCACTGAAATCACTCATAAATCCACAAAAGTATGCATCGTTTTTTCAAGGTGAATTCTTTCGCCTTGTTAATATTGATGGTGAGAGAGCTACATTCTCAACAACAACAAATTTCATTAAGTCATTCATTGAGAAGAATTTAGAGCAAATTAGCCAAAGTATTGTAAATACGTTAGGTAAATCATACCAAATCGTTATTATTACTAATAATAACAACAACTTAGCTAATAGTAGCCAAACTTCACTATCTCAGAGCTTAAATTCATCTGGTCCTATAGAACCAGCTCAGAATCGACCTAAATCAGCAAATGAAATTTCATTTTCGCTTGATCTAGAGCCTGTACAGGAAGATCTTCTATCAAAGGTAGAATCAAAATATATCGATCACGTAAGTGATGATTATAATAATATTGTAATCGATAAGAGTAAGACGTTTAAGAACTTCGTAATCGGACCATCTAATAATATGGCCTACGCTGCTTCACTAGCAATTGCTAAAAGCCCTGGTAAAGCAGGTAAATACCCTTCACTTTATATTCATTCGAATTCTGGACTTGGTAAGACTCACCTCTTACATGCCATGGCCAACGGAATTCAAAATCAATACCCTCACTTTGTTATCTGCTTAATTACAGCACGTGACTTTATGAAGGAAATGATTGAATCGATTCGCAACAAACAACTTCCAGAATTTCGTCAAAAGTATTCAGAGAAAGTTGATGTTCTTATGATTGATGATGTTCATGAACTTAAAGGCAAAGAAGGAACTCAACGCGAATTCTTCCATATCTTTAATGAGCTTTATCAAAAAGGAAAACAGTTAATCTTCACTTCTGATAAGACACCTCAAGAGATTAATGGTCTAGAAGAGAGAATCAAGACTCGCCTACAATGGGGTCTAGTTGTTGATATTCAAAAGCCAGATATTGAAACAAGAGTTGCTATCATTAATGCTAAGGCAGATGATCTCGACCTATTCCTTTCTGAAGATATTGTTAATCTAATTGCATGTAATGTTAAAAACTCAATCAGAGAGCTTGAAGGTGCTCTAATTAAGCTTTCAGCCTACTCTGATATCATGAAGGTTGATATTGAATTAGAGATGGTTAAAGAGGTTCTTGCTCTTCGAGATTTTGAAGATGAGAAGAAAATTACAATCGAAGGTATTGCTAAGCAAACATCTCAATATTTTAAAATACCTGTTGCTGATTTAAAGTCAAAATCACGTACGAAAGATATTGCTAACGCTCGTTTTGTGGCCATGTACTTATGTCGTAAGCTTGCAAATGCAACTCATGAGGAAATTGGTCGCTTCTTTGGTGGTCGAGATCACAGCTCTGTTGTACACGCAGAACAGAAGATTTCAGAAAGACTATCACAAGATCCCCTACTTTCTAAGACTATTATGACGATTGAAAATCAACTTTAA
- the dnaN gene encoding DNA polymerase III subunit beta, which yields MKLRVDTDNLRDALNKILTVIDKKNSRPILTYTLLTVSNEKIYLSATDLEVSAKYSINASTEGSASFCINAKNLFDILKELPNTDINMELEEGENLLKINCEDIHYSLLIYESDEFPNLHFGNENTFNLNSDDLLNLITKTSYAISNDETRLHFNGIYFQEVEGKLRAVSTDGHRLSLIEHDIAEQNNEALINGIIIPKKGVSELRKVAETYPGANLFISVDDSYLYVTANEQYQLGIRLIAREYPKYQAVIPAKTTYSLTADKETLQHAIRRIKIMSNEKSNAVKIKLTENHMTISANHPSLGDAKETIAVDYNGKELEIGFNARFLLDSIAILNSENITFEFNNEFSAVIVRSNDIQNYLGIIMPLRI from the coding sequence ATGAAGCTTAGGGTAGATACAGATAACTTAAGAGATGCACTAAATAAAATTTTAACTGTAATTGATAAGAAGAATTCAAGACCAATCTTAACTTATACGTTACTAACTGTTAGCAATGAGAAAATATATTTATCAGCTACAGATTTAGAAGTATCAGCAAAGTATTCAATAAATGCATCAACTGAAGGTTCAGCTTCATTTTGTATAAACGCTAAGAATCTATTTGATATATTAAAAGAACTTCCTAACACAGATATCAACATGGAGTTGGAAGAAGGTGAAAATCTTCTAAAAATAAATTGTGAAGATATCCATTATTCACTTTTAATTTATGAATCAGATGAATTTCCAAACCTACATTTTGGAAATGAAAATACATTCAATCTAAATTCAGATGATCTATTAAATCTAATCACAAAAACTTCATATGCTATTTCAAATGATGAAACGAGACTTCACTTTAACGGAATATATTTTCAAGAAGTAGAAGGGAAGTTAAGAGCTGTCTCAACAGACGGTCATCGATTATCACTAATTGAACACGACATAGCAGAACAAAATAATGAAGCACTTATTAATGGAATTATCATTCCAAAGAAAGGTGTATCAGAACTTAGAAAGGTTGCAGAAACTTATCCAGGTGCTAATCTGTTTATTTCTGTTGATGACTCTTATTTATATGTAACAGCTAATGAGCAATACCAATTAGGTATTCGTTTAATTGCTAGAGAATATCCAAAGTATCAAGCTGTAATTCCAGCTAAGACGACTTATTCACTAACAGCTGATAAAGAAACTCTTCAGCATGCTATTAGACGTATTAAAATTATGTCTAATGAGAAATCAAATGCAGTTAAGATCAAGCTTACTGAAAACCATATGACAATCTCTGCTAACCATCCTTCACTTGGAGATGCGAAAGAGACGATCGCTGTTGATTACAATGGTAAGGAGCTTGAAATTGGATTTAATGCACGATTCTTATTAGATTCAATTGCAATTTTAAATTCAGAAAATATTACTTTTGAATTCAATAATGAATTCTCAGCTGTGATTGTAAGATCAAATGATATCCAAAACTATCTTGGAATCATTATGCCACTTAGAATCTAA
- the recF gene encoding DNA replication/repair protein RecF (All proteins in this family for which functions are known are DNA-binding proteins that assist the filamentation of RecA onto DNA for the initiation of recombination or recombinational repair.): MKLSKLQITNFRNLQPDIISFNKNINCILGENGNGKTNILEALHVLVTRKSFRKNTTFPQLLSIDGDNPEILFSSLFENEGDQITFTGKMNPNGSSWTLNGKNTKKKLDAKLVFINPFDSYSFSNIPSFRRKWFDDHLSLLSRDYKKVLNQYNSSLRFRNVLLSKKPPQFREQLQVIDRQMADYAYELVAMRNQFVAELIPYCEKTYRDIFSEEHELNIQVDSRFHGFSPDMIFDYMQQRLEKDLVVGHTTYQVHKDDYVLLFDGMNAYEFCSLGQQKMSYLSLIFAYIELFRYNLYTYPIVLIDDVSGELDKARWGRLVNFLEQREFQVLITTANEKFKEELEKIDGANKIYISNGSIH, from the coding sequence TTGAAGCTATCTAAGTTACAGATTACAAACTTCCGTAACCTCCAGCCAGATATTATATCTTTCAATAAGAATATAAATTGTATCTTGGGAGAGAATGGAAATGGTAAGACAAATATATTAGAAGCGCTTCATGTGTTAGTAACTCGAAAATCTTTTCGTAAAAATACAACTTTTCCACAGTTATTAAGTATTGATGGGGATAACCCAGAAATATTATTTTCATCTCTTTTTGAAAATGAAGGTGACCAAATCACTTTTACTGGAAAGATGAATCCTAATGGTTCTTCGTGGACTCTAAATGGAAAGAACACCAAGAAAAAGCTTGATGCAAAATTAGTATTTATTAATCCATTTGATTCATATTCATTTTCTAATATTCCAAGCTTTAGAAGAAAGTGGTTTGATGATCACTTATCACTACTTAGTCGCGATTATAAGAAAGTATTAAATCAGTACAATTCTTCTCTTAGATTTAGAAACGTACTTCTTTCTAAAAAGCCGCCACAATTTAGAGAGCAGCTACAAGTTATTGATCGTCAAATGGCAGATTACGCTTACGAGCTAGTGGCCATGAGAAATCAATTTGTGGCCGAGTTAATTCCATATTGTGAAAAAACTTATCGCGACATTTTTTCAGAAGAACATGAGCTTAATATCCAAGTCGATTCACGCTTTCACGGCTTTTCACCAGATATGATCTTTGATTACATGCAACAAAGACTTGAAAAGGACCTAGTTGTGGGGCATACGACGTATCAAGTCCATAAAGATGACTACGTGCTTCTTTTTGATGGAATGAATGCCTATGAATTCTGCTCTCTAGGCCAACAAAAAATGTCTTATTTGAGCCTCATATTTGCCTATATAGAGCTATTTAGGTATAACTTATACACCTATCCAATTGTACTTATCGACGATGTCTCAGGGGAATTAGACAAAGCGAGATGGGGTAGGCTTGTAAATTTTTTGGAACAACGAGAGTTTCAAGTATTAATTACAACGGCAAATGAAAAATTTAAGGAAGAATTAGAAAAAATTGATGGAGCAAATAAGATCTATATCTCTAATGGATCCATTCACTAA
- the gyrB gene encoding DNA topoisomerase (ATP-hydrolyzing) subunit B, which translates to MENQENQAGSIGKVGQEYGASQISVLEGLEAVRKRPGMYIGDTANRGLHHCVYEIVDNAVDEALAGYCSEIKVIIHVDNSVTVIDDGRGIPVDIHPKEGVSAAELVYTKLHAGGKFNEDGGAYKVSGGLHGVGASVVNALSKWVKIEIKKHGKIHQVEFNHGVTKAPLSIVGELEDPEQTGTSVTFKPDNEIFEVHEFNYDTLTSRFREMAFLNRGLKIVVKDERNDKKEVFHYEGGLIEFVQYLNRAKTVVHKAPIYISESREDYEVEIAMQWTDSYSEVLSGYANAITTPGGGTHISGFKTALTRVVNQYAKENNLLKGIKANLTGDDMREGLTAIISVKLPELQFEGQTKDKLGNSEVEGIVNSLVGDALKRYLEENPSTAKTIIRKSVDAAAAREAARRARELTRRKSVLDMGGLPGKMADCQEKDPALSEIYIVEGDSAGGSAKQGRDRKYQAVLPLKGKILNVEKARYDKMLGNAEIKMIVQAMGTGIGKGNFDISKLRYHKLVIMTDADVDGSHIRTLILTLLYRQFPELIEQGYVYIAQPPLYKYKKGKKEIYLKDEKALETFLVANAIEGTAINFNGEMIEEDTAKGLVNKFSQYDKTLKSYDIHFDTLLLRHLIEEIGIRAADLKDKAKLEKIVTDLDTHFKANEAETLRNYAFTIEEDKEHESFQLRITVKTTARTKKFKLSSYFLESSEYADLINLYDGIQKYKVGKFLYQPEKGNSREFGTLREFASFVIDDAKQGAYIQRYKGLGEMNPEQLWETTMNPENRTLLQVKIEDTIEADSVFSVLMGDQVEPRRQFVEENALNVRNLDV; encoded by the coding sequence TTGGAAAATCAAGAAAATCAAGCAGGAAGTATTGGTAAGGTCGGACAAGAATATGGTGCGAGCCAAATTAGTGTTCTTGAAGGACTTGAGGCCGTTAGAAAAAGACCGGGGATGTATATTGGGGATACTGCTAATCGTGGACTACATCACTGTGTATATGAAATTGTTGATAATGCAGTTGATGAAGCACTGGCAGGCTACTGTAGTGAAATTAAAGTTATTATCCACGTTGATAACTCTGTAACAGTTATCGATGATGGCCGAGGAATACCTGTTGATATCCATCCAAAAGAAGGTGTTTCTGCCGCTGAACTTGTTTACACAAAACTTCATGCAGGTGGGAAATTTAATGAAGATGGTGGAGCTTATAAAGTTTCTGGTGGTCTACACGGTGTAGGTGCATCTGTTGTAAACGCGCTTTCCAAGTGGGTTAAGATTGAAATTAAAAAGCATGGAAAAATCCATCAGGTAGAATTTAATCATGGCGTTACTAAAGCACCTCTTAGCATAGTTGGAGAATTAGAAGATCCAGAGCAAACTGGGACATCTGTAACTTTCAAGCCTGATAATGAAATTTTTGAAGTACATGAATTTAATTACGATACTTTAACAAGTCGTTTTAGAGAGATGGCTTTTCTTAATAGAGGATTAAAGATTGTTGTTAAAGATGAGAGAAATGATAAAAAAGAAGTATTTCATTATGAAGGTGGTTTAATTGAATTTGTTCAGTACTTAAATAGAGCAAAGACTGTCGTTCATAAGGCTCCGATTTATATATCTGAATCTCGTGAAGACTATGAAGTTGAAATCGCAATGCAATGGACGGATTCATACTCAGAAGTTCTTTCAGGTTATGCAAACGCAATTACAACTCCTGGTGGTGGAACACATATCTCTGGATTTAAAACTGCACTAACAAGAGTTGTAAATCAATATGCTAAAGAAAATAATCTTTTAAAGGGAATTAAAGCAAATCTTACTGGAGATGATATGAGAGAAGGTCTTACGGCCATTATCTCTGTAAAGCTTCCTGAACTTCAATTCGAAGGTCAGACAAAAGATAAACTTGGTAACTCTGAAGTCGAAGGGATTGTTAACTCTCTAGTTGGTGATGCTCTTAAGCGCTATTTAGAGGAGAATCCATCAACCGCAAAAACGATTATTAGAAAATCAGTTGATGCAGCCGCTGCAAGAGAAGCTGCACGTCGTGCTCGTGAATTAACGAGAAGAAAATCAGTTCTTGATATGGGTGGCCTTCCAGGTAAGATGGCAGATTGTCAGGAAAAAGATCCAGCACTTTCTGAAATTTATATCGTTGAGGGTGACTCTGCCGGTGGTTCTGCAAAGCAGGGACGTGATAGAAAGTATCAAGCTGTACTTCCACTAAAAGGGAAGATTCTAAACGTTGAAAAAGCACGTTATGACAAAATGCTTGGTAATGCCGAAATTAAAATGATTGTTCAAGCAATGGGAACAGGAATTGGTAAAGGGAATTTTGATATCTCAAAACTTCGTTACCATAAACTTGTTATTATGACAGATGCCGACGTCGATGGGTCTCACATTAGAACTCTAATTCTGACTCTTCTTTACCGTCAGTTCCCAGAACTTATTGAGCAAGGTTATGTGTATATTGCACAACCACCATTATATAAATACAAGAAAGGTAAGAAAGAGATTTATCTTAAAGATGAAAAAGCTCTTGAGACTTTCCTTGTTGCAAACGCAATTGAAGGAACAGCAATTAACTTCAATGGTGAAATGATTGAAGAAGACACGGCCAAAGGCTTAGTTAATAAGTTTTCTCAATACGATAAGACACTTAAGTCTTACGATATTCACTTTGATACTCTTCTTCTAAGACATTTAATTGAAGAAATTGGAATTAGAGCTGCTGACTTAAAAGATAAAGCAAAATTAGAAAAAATTGTTACTGACTTAGATACACACTTCAAAGCAAATGAAGCTGAAACATTAAGAAATTATGCTTTTACTATCGAAGAAGATAAAGAGCATGAGAGTTTTCAACTTCGTATTACTGTTAAAACGACAGCTCGTACAAAGAAATTTAAGCTTTCTTCTTACTTCCTTGAATCTTCAGAGTATGCAGATTTAATTAATCTCTATGATGGAATTCAAAAGTACAAAGTAGGGAAGTTCTTATATCAACCTGAAAAAGGTAACTCGAGAGAATTTGGAACATTACGTGAATTTGCTAGTTTTGTTATCGATGATGCAAAACAAGGTGCATATATTCAACGTTATAAGGGTCTTGGTGAGATGAACCCTGAGCAACTTTGGGAAACTACAATGAATCCTGAAAATCGTACTCTTCTACAGGTTAAGATTGAAGATACGATTGAAGCAGATTCTGTATTCTCTGTTCTAATGGGTGACCAGGTAGAACCAAGAAGACAATTCGTTGAAGAAAATGCACTTAATGTAAGGAACCTAGACGTTTAA